AATGTTCTCGAGGGCACGGGTCATCTCATCCGAGATGGGTACTGTAGCTTTGCATGAGGTGCGCGAAAGAGGATTCAGATCGATGGAAATAACCACCTTTCCCATGGATACCAGCGCTTCAGCGCGGTCGCCGTCCTCTATGGGGACGATTATCACATCGCTGTCGAAGATCCCTTCCTTGGTGCACAGTGCACGGTCGTGATTGAGACCCTGTATCCTGCAGTCGGGCTCACGCCCGAGGACGTGCTCCGCACCCTTGGATTCCAGATAGGATATCAGTCCCTCCATCCTCTCGGGGGTCCTGTGGAAGAGGTTGACCTCCATCTTCGCCGGGATCGCTTTGGCCAGAGCTATTAGGTTCTCCGGGTCCAATGCAGCGGCGTTGCCGTTCACGCAGACGACCGGGTTCTTCGCTTTCAGAAGGTAGGCCGCAGCCACCTTCTCCGCTTCCAGTGCGGGAGGTATGCTCTTCTCGCCCATCAGATAGTCGTAGGCCTCTCCCCTTCCGTGGGAGATCAGTCCCGTAGGGGTGACCAGACCTTCTTCGACCATATGGGCCAGGCGCTCCCTTGTCATCAGCGATTTGTATCTTGGATGGTCCTTGGGTATATCCATTGAAATCTTTCTCCGATTGAACACATTATTTCCCTATCGTAGATAAACATGTACCGATACCATCCTCTTGCTGGCTGTACAGTAGCAGATATCGATTATGAATATACATCAATTGATGATGAATTATCAG
This region of Thermoplasmata archaeon genomic DNA includes:
- a CDS encoding phosphopantothenate/pantothenate synthetase translates to MDIPKDHPRYKSLMTRERLAHMVEEGLVTPTGLISHGRGEAYDYLMGEKSIPPALEAEKVAAAYLLKAKNPVVCVNGNAAALDPENLIALAKAIPAKMEVNLFHRTPERMEGLISYLESKGAEHVLGREPDCRIQGLNHDRALCTKEGIFDSDVIIVPIEDGDRAEALVSMGKVVISIDLNPLSRTSCKATVPISDEMTRALENIIQFVLELRGDEDTIHKVISDYDSLKSRRETVRYICDSLMSGFETGDD